The genomic window AGTTTAAAAGAAAAACTTTTGACAACCTTGCGGGACTATGGGTCTATCTCGAAGAGCTGTATCATAAAAAGATAGACATCATCCACAAGCATAAAAACAATAACCCTGTCATTATCTCAAATATTCAAAAAGAGGTCATCTATGGATAAGGCAAATATCTCTGAACTTATCCATTTTGTACTCCAAAGTATCCTGCTTATAAAAGAGAGATTTGCACCCATCAACTCCAGTGATGATTTTTTAGCCGACAATGACGGACTTATGCGACTTGATGCCATATCTATGAGGCTTCAGTCCATCGGCGAAGCTCTCAAAAATATAGACAAAAAAGAGAGGGATTTTTTGCTCCAAGTGGCAGATAAAATCTACTGGAGCAAAATCATCAAAACGAGAGAAATCTTAACCCATCATTAC from Sulfurospirillum tamanense includes these protein-coding regions:
- a CDS encoding nucleotidyltransferase family protein yields the protein MTKQEILTTLSKQKPYLEKEFEVSKIGLFGSYAKDKQTDESDIDFYVEFKRKTFDNLAGLWVYLEELYHKKIDIIHKHKNNNPVIISNIQKEVIYG
- a CDS encoding HepT-like ribonuclease domain-containing protein, which translates into the protein MDKANISELIHFVLQSILLIKERFAPINSSDDFLADNDGLMRLDAISMRLQSIGEALKNIDKKERDFLLQVADKIYWSKIIKTREILTHHYIDIDAETIYDICNEKLDELEDKVLKLQSKL